One Primulina eburnea isolate SZY01 chromosome 4, ASM2296580v1, whole genome shotgun sequence genomic window, TGGGATCTACTAATATTATCAAAAATATTGTTAGAATATTTTTCTGAGGAGGTTTTTTTTCAGTTTATGAAAACCTAACCTGTGACCTTCTGCCCATATTCCACATTTCCCTTTAAGAGCTTTTTCCCATAAAACAGTGGCGAAAGCAGGGCAGTTTAGAACTAGTTTTCTGATGATCCTGCTTGAATGAAAGTTTTCTAGAAGATGCTCTTCTTCTGGCTCATCCTGCTTAGGCTGGGCGGCCACAGATGCTATAGATTCGTGCAACAAGCCCAACTTTTCACTCAAATTGGGATAAAGAATTCCATCAGCGCCTCCAATAGAAACCTAATAAAACCGAATAGCCCATTACCCaaaataatcaatatcaatgacATGTTTAAGGCAGTATGGAGAGTGGGATAACGAAATAAAGCAAATTCAAGACCAATATCAATTGGAAATAAATATTACATAAAAAACAGACTTGCTGATGTTCACTGATATAGAAACCTTAGAATGTAAAGAACTATAATTGATACCTCATAAATGACATCCTTTCCAGATTTGGATCTTAGCAATTCCCCTGCCATTTCGCAGCACGCATCAACGAGTTTCTGCAGACATAAGCAACGTTTTTACAACTTTATAAAGGGGGAAGAGGCTAATATCAAAAAATTCCAGAAACAGCAATCATAAATAGAGCGGCGGGAAGACTGATTCAACAACCATATAAATTACACAAAAACATGGAGGTACAGAAAGGACAATGTAATATTATGATGAGAGCAGAGCATAATGTGCACACCTCAGCAAGTCCACTATCGACTAACAACTCTTGCCTCCGCTTAAATGGATCTTTCTTACCACCCTCATTTAGAGGTATGCTTGCATCTTCGTTCTTCCAATCATCTACCACAGCTTCACTGCCATGCAGTTCATCCTAAATAAAGAATAATTAGAACTTTGTTGTTGAGCTAATTCTTTCAAACGGCAATTCAAAATGTTTTCTAAGCATGTTTCACAATAATTAATACAAACGAGAAAAATTAAGTATAATGACAATGAAGAAAAAAGAGGTTTGCCTTGTTACTAAGTGATGGAATGGATAGACTCAAGGATGTGATATCATCTGGACTGAAATATTGAGTAGAATTGGGATGAAGTAGCTGAAGTAAAAGACGCCTTCCATCCTgtgaaaaataaacaaatagaaACAAACGGTTGCATCACTATGCGtgaaaaaaatttaaggatcagcaACCAAGAAAATAATGTATTGTTATTAAATCAAAACAAATAATATAACTTCTGCTGGTATGAACCAATAATGAGGCAAAACTGCTGAAAACCAAAATATAATCCTTATGAAGTTTATTTCTCGCATCAAAAGCAGTGAGAAATTAGTAAAAATTATAAGGAATACATTCATAAGTGTCAAATGCCAAAGATTATGTTCTAACCTAAAGCAAAGGACAAAATACAACAATACTTCAGCAAACAGTAAAACAACTTTAATTATCCCAGTTAATTTCCTTGATTCACTATTTCACATTCACgtcaaatatattttaaaataagaccCGTAAACTACATTGGCCCAAACAAGGGCCCTTCACATCTCCTACCCCAGCTCCCAATAGCTATGCTCTAGTCATGTCATGCTCATTgttctcaaaatattttttatgcacCTTTTGTCTCACCTATATGTAACATTATCTTTAACATGGCACTTCAAAAACTTTATTTGAAACGCACGCCCAATCTCAAGTCAGCTTCAAATGCCAGGTAGAGCTAAAAAACGAGCGTAAAGTTTTATGCAACTAAACAAAGCAAAAGATGCTGTATTGCTGCTGATgcaaaaagaaaagagaaaaaccAAACCTGATGCGAAATAAGCTCCTTCAAATTTCCCTCAAGCTCACGAATGATCATCTATGATAGAAATTGTGATGCATGCACTCAGAATGAGGCTATAACAAGAGTATGAAAGAGCCTGAGAAGAAAAACCAAACCTTTGATAAAAGTTTTGTGTCATCAACAATCGAAAATATGGAGACGAGTACCTGAGAAAGTCGTTGGCAAAAGCCTTGAGAGGTCACAAAAAGATATAGATGTTCAAAAAATGGGGGAGGGAATATAgcaattattaaatatatttaagaTGACTAACATAAATTTTCCAAATAGTGaacatgcaattattaaatatatttaagaTGACTAACATAAATTTTCCAAATAGTGAACATAGGCCCTCAGTTACAAAGCCCATCATTGGATGAAAAGTAGTGATAAGCTTTGAGTGTGTTAACTGAAATGGATCTTAAGGGGAAACTAGGAAACACGGTCAATCACCAAAGTCATGCTTACCATACTCCCAAATTTGTCACGAGCAATCTTGTCAATATGGCCTTTCAAGCCtttaattattttcttccgTTCCTAAACAGAAATGCAGTTAATGAGTGTGTCGCACCAAAGCATAAAAAATGTGGTACAATAAAATCGAACATTTCTGTAATGGCACTTTTGGCAATGTTGGGATGGTACCTTGGCACTCCCATGCTTAATACAGAGAATACCAAGCCTGGATCCATCCTTTGTGTGGAACATCCTAACAAGATCTAAAGTTGACAGCTGCTGGATAATGTCTGCTGCAGAGGACTTCACAAAGATATGATTTAGGAGTATTGCCAAAAATTCAGCAAAAtttctaaaattattttatggCAACTACAGTTGGAATGGGGAAAAATTATGACAGAACCTTATCAGCAACGCTTAGAAATTCCATTAACGTTTTGTGCACAATTGAATGGTCTAATATCCCTTTCTCCAAGATTGGCTGAAGCACAGATGCCATGTGCCGCAAAACAGATGGCTTCTGTAATTGTAGATTTGATATTACATCTACTAACCTGTGAAAATTTTAGTTATTATGATAAAATAAAGTGAACTCTGAAAGCCAATGTAATCATGAAATTTGTAAGTAAACTTGTCACATTTTGACTCATAATGGTGTCAACGTCCAACTATTCGGTGAAAGAAAAGAACTATATTGACCAACTTTCGGAGCCAAGAGCCCTAaaaatcacatattttattCACTCTCAGGCTACTAGATCCCAAGCGAAATACGCATGCTCTATCACCAGACATACCATAATTCCATTTACTTTTAACTAAAAATTGCAAATAACATTGAGCTGTCTGGTTGTTTAGTCctgaagttcaactttttaAGTTTGTATACTCATTAAGAAAATTTCAACTCGATGGAATAACACAAGTATAAAAAGAGAGCAAAATCATGTTATTGTAGTTTCAACACCACCCATGATAGTCAACAAGTTAATGCATTACCTTGTTTCTTTCATTGTGACCAAATTTTTAAATAACTGAAGTTCGGGTGAATATAATTCTGAGAGAAGAGCTTGCTTCTGAGTCGTATTCCCCAGTTCATATGCATGTTCAATAACTACAAAACCAAGTTACTGTATTAGCAAGGCAAGTATCGAGTCATTCAAATAATCCCAGCACAATATAGAGAGCACTAGTGCATAATACTGAAAGACTAGCATATCCCATGTAAATGGACTCAAATGTCTAAGAAAACAAATGTAAGAAAATGCCCATATTGATTCATCAAAGACTCTGCTCTTTTTTTATACATCTAAGTTTCTAATTCATTCAAATtcaattttcttaaaaattctCAGAGATGATACGCCGTAATATACATGCAAGAAAGCTACAAAATTTAAATGTCCAAATGAGCGAGCCACAATTATGATTTAAGTTCAGAAAACGTTGATCATACCGAGTGAGCCAACCATGTGTCGAAGAAGAGCTGCAACATGACCATGGAGGGCAGAGATAATTTCTGCCAGTTGTTCTTTTGTAGCTGTAGCAAGTTAAAAAAATGTAAGTTTGTTCCAAAGTAAAAAATGCCAAGCTTATTAATGCCCGCACAAGGGGTAAGTGAAAGGAGTAGATTAATCTCAGAAAATCATAATTCGAAATTCTATCTCAGAATATACCATTATCCAACATCTTTGTCACGAGATGAACTGCATAAGTATTGGTTGCTAGACTAACAAGGCAGGGGCGAAGCTCAGCAAACACAGAAGTTCTTTCTTCTTGTGTGCAATGTTTGACACACGTCTGAAGCACAAAGAGACAAATCAATACACCATTATAAATAGCACTAAACAAATCAACACGAGAAGATGACAGAGTGATCTATGGGAGGCAGCAGGTATTAAACCTGAAGAACACGAGATGAAACGTGAGAGCATGCAATTTCAGAAATCTTCCCCTTCATCTTCTTTAACGCTTCACTCACCAACCTTAAAACAAGAATCAAACAGAAAGGATAAATCTACATTCTACAGTAACTGAAACCAagcaaaaagaaaaaagaatccTTTTTAACCAAGATGATGGGAAAGTGAACAAAGGACATGAAGGTGTAATTGGAAAATAAAATTGCAACAGAGGCACAAACATTGATCTGTCCTCTTTGGCAATATTTCGACGCCTCATCTTCTCCCAGAGCACGGCAAGCTCCTGATGAGAAATGGGTAAAAATGTGACTTAGACAACAGAAGATAACTTGGAAAAACGGAATCTGAAGAGCAATCACGCCGATGCAAGCATGTACACGTTGATTACAGCTGAAATTAGCCTCAAATAGGCGTTCAAAGGAAAAAGAATGGAGACATACTTGTTCGAGCGAGTAATGCttcttccttttctttttcctaGCTTCAGCTAATTCCTGAAAGTTATCACAGAAGTAAGCAATTAACCGTTACAGAATCACTTAACAGAGATAAAGATTGAACCTTTGCATCCAAACGACGCTGCTTCTTGCTATCTGTCACATCATCGTTCTTCACACCAGTTCTGCCCTCCTTTCGCTGATGATTATGCTTCGTCAACACGGAGGGCTTTTTCGCGACCTTAGTTTGAATATTACTCGAATCAAACTTAGGTTTTTTGGAAACAGATTTTGTGTTCGGATTACTCTTTCTCTTCTTCGAATCACTGACCTTCTGGGGCTTCGGCGCCATGGATGAATCTGGGGCAGAGCTCAGTTTTGTAGACTGTATCCTCGGGAGACAGTGGCTGTTTTGGAAGGGTTTACGTAGGTGGAAGAAAATATAGGGCCATGACGTCATATATGTTCTTCGTGTAACGAATTGGACCCAAATTATAAATCTGGGCCATCTCTTGAAATCTATAATGGGCTTATTTTACAAGGCCCATTTCTTTTTTTAAACTTgactaaaataaatattttgattttatttaaaattaggtGTATTTAGATATTATATAGATATATAAGGGGTATTGTATAATTAGATTCTAActatatgtaaataattttaggtaaataaattgataaacattgaaattatttaaataaatattaattatgatAATTATTAATAGTTTAgttcaaaaaatatttcataattTTCATTATGAAATTTTGAACTTGGTAAAATTTGGGTCATCCGGAGTTACATAcaaaatgtataaataaattaaatgattgtcattgttttatgattttaatgttGTCATGCTTTTGTCACTTGTTCAGCATGTACACATCTCCCAATAGATGAAATGTTTACGTTCGATTTATCGATCCAGTGGCTCACATTTACTCGAATTGAAACATGTAAAACTCGAGTTCGATTAAATATTTGACCTGCTTAAGCTCGGTGATTGAGTTTGAGTCGAGTTTTGACTAGTCGCTCATGATGCTTGTCGACAAAGAAGTTAATAGGTGAGGCCAAAGTAGGCAAATTTGATTGCATACtttgagaagaagaaaaaaacgtGCTGCAGGAAATTTCGTGGAAATATGAATACGTGTTTTTAACATGTATTCACACGGAcaggggctctataaatagagctccccccttcattcggaaatcatcccttcttcgagttttctctcatcttataagtatttgagtgcttagttctataatatttgtgaggtgtttgttctcctgtattaagaaagcgtgtgttctctttggaaacacatcgagtgagttgtacactacaaaatattatagtggaattcttttcatcttaccagtggtttttaccctaataatttttagggattTTCCACGTAAATTTCGGTGTccattttattctttattttcgggttttattatctcaaatttcgCAGGTgagaccaacaagtggtatcagagccttggtttaaaatttcttaaaattctaaGTATGCTTTGTGGTTGCAGCatagactgatcttccacatcagaaaagattttttgagattttttattaaaggcgggattattttgtccggtgtactaaaattgttgtaaacataatggcgggaaggtacgagataACAAAGTTCAATGAAAGCAATTTTATGTTGggaaaaataaagatacaagcagttttaagaaaggagAATTGCTTGGCAGCTATTGGAGACAGACCGGTGGAGATTAcagatgatggaaagtggaatgttgttgccaatttacacttggctatagcagacgaagttttgtcaagtatctctgagataaaaacagtAAAAGTTATCTGagatactctgacaaagatgtacgaggtcaagtcgctacataacatgattttcctaaagagaaggctttatactcttcggatggcaAAATCCTCATCGttgaccgaccatatcaacacactaaatactctatttgcccaactcacttccatggggcataaaatagggaaaaatgaacgtgcggagcttctacttcaaagtctaccagattcatatgatcaacttatcatcaacataaccaacaatattcttatgggttttctaagattcgacgatgtcttgactgcggttctcggagaagaaattcggcgcaagaataaggaagataggttggtaACATCGAAGCAAGCACAGGCTTTACCGATGATAAGATGAAGATTTgtggaccgtgactccagtgggagccaaagacgaggtagatcaaagtcaaggagtaagaagaaaaatatttactgctttaaatgtgacgGTAAAGGACACTTCAAGAAAGAGTATACGAGTATCGAGaaaagttctcaaggaaatgtggccagtacttcaggcggtggtgaaatattattcagcgaagcaacaactgttgcagaaggcagacacaaattttgtgacacatggattatggattcaggagcgatGTGGCACATGACCTttcggagagaatggtttgatcattatgaaccaatctcaggaggatctgtatttatgagaaatgatcatgccttggaaatctcttgggtcggtactatcaaaattaaaatgtttgatggcaccgttcacaccatacaggaggtacaACATGTGAAGggactgacgaaaaatcttttgtccttgcTGCAATTGGATGATATTGGGTGCAAAACTCGGATCGAGaacgggatcatgaaaattATGAAGGgtgcgcttgtggttatgaaggcagaaaaagttgctgcaaatctgtatgtacttttgggggaaacacacaaagaggcagaacttgttgttgcatcaattggttcagaagaagaattaacagtgttatggcatagaaagctcaGACATATGTAAGAAcgagggttgaaaattctctcagaacggaagctgctgccaagacttacaaaagtgtcgctatccttttgtgagcattgtgttaccagtaaacaacacagattaaagtttggcacttctactgccTGGAGCAAAAGTATATTTGAGCTGATTCATTCGAATGTTTGGCAAGCAtcggttgtatccctaggaggagcgagatactttatctcgttcattgatgatttctctaggagatgttgggtgtttttccagatcttcaaagattttaaagagcgggttgaacttgattatgaaaagaaaatcaagtgcttgaggactgacaatggaggagaatataccagtgatgAATTTGATGTATATTGTCAACATGAAGGCATCAAAAGACAATTCACAACGGCATaaacacctcaacagaatggagtggcagagcggatgaacaggaccttgttgaacagaacaagagctatgttgaggagTCCAGGTCTGgaaaagtcattttgggcggaagcagtcaaaaccgcttgttatgttatcaatcgttctccttcagtggcgattgatctaaaaactccgatggagatgtggaccgggaagccgacatattattctcatttgcatacaatTGGAAGTCCagtgtacgttctgtacaatgagtAAGAAAGATCtaagttggattcgaaatccagaaaatgtatcttcttgagctatgctgatggagtaaaggggtttcgcttgtgggatcctactgttcacaagcttgtcatcaacaaggatgttatcttcgaggaagataaagtaaagggagacaaaggcacaccGAATTCAAAAACTACTATTTTTTAGGTGGAAAATAAGACGgacgaaggtcaagtttcttgtgaagcagtaccagaacacgaagaacaagaacatgttgagtctgaggtttccaatatgaggcagtcaactcgagacagaagaccaccaggttggctttcagattatatcactgaaagcaacattgcatattgtctattatcagaggatgatgagacatcgagtttccacgaggctactcgaagctcggatgtatccttatggatgatagtaatgcaagaagagttggaggcattagacagaaataaaacttgggatcttgttacactaccacgagggaTGAAAGCCATTGGtaacagatgggtctataagatcaagcgtgatgacaataaccaagtggagcggtatcgtgctagattggtggtaaaagggtatgctcaaaaagaaggcattgacttcaatgagatattttctcttgtggttcggcttacaacgGTCAGAGTGGTGTTAGCATTGTGTgtggtgtttgacctacatctagaacagctagatgtgaaaacaTTATTTCTTCATAGAGATCTTGAAGAAAAAATCTATATGttccagccagaaggttttgcagaaaaaggcaaagagaacttggtttgcaggtttaacaaatctctgtacggtctcaaacaggcgccgaggtgttggtacaagaaATTTGATTCatatatcatgagccttggatacaacagactgagtgcaaacccttgtacgtatttcaagaggtctggtgatgattatattatttttctattgtatgtggacgacatgttggtagcatgccccaacaaagatcaggtccaaggattgaaggcacagttggctagagaatttgatatgaaggacttgggaccagcaaacaagattctatgGATGCAAGTTCATcgagacagaagtaacagaaagatttggctttcccagaaaaattatttgcagAAAATCTTGCAACGcctcaacatgcaagatagtaagccaatttcgacccctcttcctgttaacttcaagttatcctccgagatgtgtcctagcagtgaagcagagaggatggagatgtctcgagtaccatatgcatcagcagtgagaagtttgatgttcgccatgatctgtacaagaccggacattactcaagcagtgggagcagttagtcggtatatggcgaatcctggaagagagcattggagcactgttaagaggatccttagatacattaagggtaccttaaatgctgcattatgttatggaggatcggattttacactcagggtctatgtcgattcagattatgcaggtgatcctgataagagaaaatctactactggttatgtgtttataCTTGTAGGaggagcagtaagctgggtttcaaaactgcagacagttgtggcgttatctacaacagaggcagaatacatggcaACTACTCAAGCTTGCTAGGTTGCAATATGGATTA contains:
- the LOC140830777 gene encoding pumilio homolog 24, which translates into the protein MAPKPQKVSDSKKRKSNPNTKSVSKKPKFDSSNIQTKVAKKPSVLTKHNHQRKEGRTGVKNDDVTDSKKQRRLDAKELAEARKKKRKKHYSLEQELAVLWEKMRRRNIAKEDRSMLVSEALKKMKGKISEIACSHVSSRVLQTCVKHCTQEERTSVFAELRPCLVSLATNTYAVHLVTKMLDNATKEQLAEIISALHGHVAALLRHMVGSLVIEHAYELGNTTQKQALLSELYSPELQLFKNLVTMKETRLVDVISNLQLQKPSVLRHMASVLQPILEKGILDHSIVHKTLMEFLSVADKSSAADIIQQLSTLDLVRMFHTKDGSRLGILCIKHGSAKERKKIIKGLKGHIDKIARDKFGSMVLVSIFSIVDDTKLLSKMIIRELEGNLKELISHQDGRRLLLQLLHPNSTQYFSPDDITSLSLSIPSLSNKDELHGSEAVVDDWKNEDASIPLNEGGKKDPFKRRQELLVDSGLAEKLVDACCEMAGELLRSKSGKDVIYEVSIGGADGILYPNLSEKLGLLHESIASVAAQPKQDEPEEEHLLENFHSSRIIRKLVLNCPAFATVLWEKALKGKCGIWAEGHSSKVIKAYLETSETTVKEIVTEELQPFIANGVLSIPLTESVDEKN